The following proteins are encoded in a genomic region of Sphaeramia orbicularis chromosome 2, fSphaOr1.1, whole genome shotgun sequence:
- the LOC115435550 gene encoding beta-1,3-galactosyltransferase 1-like — translation MPSKVSCLYLLTVVCWASALWYLSVSRPSNSYVGQLTIPIRKVPKVHKNATFSNIRTRSLNPHDFGYLINEAKKCEAEPPFLVILISTTHKEFDARQAIRETWGDESTFSDVRVVTLFLLGRSTDPVLNQMVEQESQIFHDIVVEDFIDSYHNLTLKTLMGMRWVATFCSKAQYVLKTDSDIFVNMENLIYSLLKPTTKPRRRYFTGYVINGGPIRDMRSKWYMPRDLYPESKYPPFCSGTGYVFSADVAELIYKTSLHTRLLHLEDVYVGVCLRKLGIHPFQNSGFNHWKMAYSLCRYRRVVTVHQISPEEMHRIWNDMTSKKHLKC, via the coding sequence ATGCCTTCAAAGGTCTCCTGCTTATACTTGCTGACAGTGGTTTGCTGGGCCAGCGCTCTGTGGTACCTGAGTGTGTCCCGCCCCTCCAACTCCTATGTGGGCCAGCTGACGATCCCTATCCGTAAGGTCCCCAAGGTGCACAAGAATGCCACCTTTAGCAACATCCGCACACGCTCACTCAATCCTCACGACTTTGGCTACCTCATCAACGAGGCTAAGAAATGCGAGGCGGAGCCCCCCTTCCTGGTTATCCTGATCAGCACCACCCACAAGGAGTTTGACGCTCGTCAGGCCATCAGAGAGACATGGGGGGATGAGAGTACGTTTTCAGACGTTCGCGTggtcacattgtttttgttgggCCGCAGCACAGACCCTGTCCTCAACCAGATGGTGGAGCAGGAAAGCCAGATCTTTCATGACATTGTGGTTGAAGATTTTATTGACTCCTACCACAACCTGACACTAAAGACACTGATGGGCATGCGCTGGGTGGCCACCTTCTGCTCTAAGGCTCAATATGTCCTAAAGACAGACAGTGACATCTTCGTCAACATGGAGAACCTCATCTACAGCCTCCTGAAGCCCACCACCAAACCCAGGAGGAGGTATTTCACCGGCTATGTCATCAATGGCGGGCCAATCAGGGACATGCGCAGCAAATGGTACATGCCTAGAGATCTGTACCCAGAAAGCAAGTACCCGCCCTTCTGCTCTGGCACCGGCTACGTCTTCTCAGCAGACGTAGCCGAGCTCATTTACAAGACCTCCTTACACACCAGGCTGCTGCACCTGGAGGACGTGTACGTTGGTGTGTGCCTCCGTAAGCTAGGCATCCACCCTTTCCAAAACAGCGGCTTCAACCACTGGAAGATGGCCTACAGCCTTTGCCGCTACCGCCGAGTCGTCACAGTCCACCAGATCTCCCCTGAGGAAATGCATCGGATTTGGAATGACATGACCAGCAAGAAACACCTTAAATGTTAG